The Gloeomargarita lithophora Alchichica-D10 genomic sequence AATCCTTAACCCCGGTGTAAAATTAAATCCAAGGGCATCTCACTTTTGAACTAATTTGAATTAAATTTACAAATAATATGATTACTTCAACCCACCCTACCCTTGCCATTCCGCCTTTAGAAAATGGGGATCGGTTGTCCCAAGCGGAATTTGAACGCCGTTATCAGGCCATGCCCGCTGTGACCCATGCCCAACTCATCGAAGGAGTGGTTTACATGGCCTCCCCCCTGCGGATCAAAAGTCATGGCGAACCCCACGGGGATATGATTGGTTGGTTAGGCAATTATAAAGTAGCTACGCCGGGGGTGGTTTTGGGCATTGAACCCACCGTGCGGCTTGACCCGGACAATGAACCCCAACCGGATGCGGTGCTGTTTATCCCCGGTCGGCAGGCCACCATCAGTAGTGATGATTTTATCGTCGGGGCACCGGAATTGGTAGTTGAAATCGCCGCCAGTAGT encodes the following:
- a CDS encoding Uma2 family endonuclease, translating into MITSTHPTLAIPPLENGDRLSQAEFERRYQAMPAVTHAQLIEGVVYMASPLRIKSHGEPHGDMIGWLGNYKVATPGVVLGIEPTVRLDPDNEPQPDAVLFIPGRQATISSDDFIVGAPELVVEIAASSATIDLHAKKSAYARNQVQEYLVWRTLEQTLDWFRWVEGEYRAQTPDANGILQSQVFPGLWLDPFALVQGALAQVLAVLQQGISTPAHQEFVQKLTPR